GTTTTTCATCATGCCTTTAATATTCAAATCTTCCATAACAACTTTAGATGGCTTGGTTTTCACGATCTCATTCGTTGTTTGATGCAAATAATTGTTTCTTATATTTGCTAATTTACGGTGTACTAACTTTATTTTCTTTTCGAGTTTTATAATGTTGCATGTTTTGACGAAACGGTTTCCCTCCTTATTCATTTCATATTTTTTTGATAGGGTGCGTTGCAACCTACGCAACTTCTTTTCCATCTTTTTGATTCTTTTTGTTTTGTTTATATTTTTAAACGTCATTCCATTACTACATACAGCTAAATCTTTAATACCTACATCAACACCGATAACTTCATCTGTTAATTCAATTTTCGATTGTTCTTCTTCCACTCCAACGGATAAATACCAGTACTTTCCGTCAAAACTTACTCTAGGGTTCATGTATTTCACTTCCATCGGAATTTGTTCAGTTGTGTTAACCCATCCTACCTTTTCGATCAACACTTTCATTGGCTTTACTTTCAACTTTTCCGTGTCATTGTAAAACGATGGTTTACTTTTACGTCTGCTCTTAAACTTTGGTTTGTCAGCCAGACCTTTAAAGAAACGTTTATAAGCATTACAAGCATCTTTAACAGCTTGTTTAGCCACGTTATTTGACACTTCATTTAGCCATTGCAACTCAGTTTTCTTTAATTGGGTTAGTTCTTTCCTCAACGTACCATCTAAGATAAACTTCCCACCGTTGTTGTAGTTTTCTTCTTGTCTTGCCAATGTCCAGTTGTAGATGAATCTTGCTGTACCAACGGATTGCCAAAGCTTCTGCTCTTGCTCTTCATTCGGCTTGATTCTAATTTTCTTGGCTAGGATCATCTTCAACTAACTCCTTAATCATTTTCTTAGCTTTGTTGGCTCTTTTACCTTGAAGTCTGCAACTAAACACAATTTGAATTAAATCCTCAACTAATTCTTGTTCTTCGGTTTTTTCCGTGTGATCTATAATTTCAATTGTTGTTCCATATTTGTCACATAGATTTTCTATTAATTCAAAACCAAATCGAATTAAACGATCTTTATAAAGGATGACTACTTTCTCTACTTCTGAATTCGTAATCTTATCTATGAGTTGATTTAATCCCTTTTTATTGTAGTTAATCCCACTGCCAATATCAGAAATGATTTCAAATTGATAACCTTTTGCTAACATATAGGTTCTTACGTTTTCTATCTGTCTTTCAAGATCATCTTTTTGCTTATGGGAGGACACTCTACAATAACCTATGACTTTTTTGTTTAATTGCTTTTCTCCTTTAATACCTAAGAAGTGATTAAGTTGTTCTTGAGAATAATATCGATAACCACTAACTGACACGTGATCAGGCTTAAATTTTCCTTGTTTATCCCAATTTCGCAATGTATCCTTTGTTTTTCCAATTAACTTTGCAAATTGGCCTATTGAGTAGTATTTCAAATCTATCAACTCCTTATCCTAATTATACCAACTATAGTATAAAAAAGATAAAGAGTTTTATAGACTTTCATAATTGTTATTTAACTGTTATTACCCCTCCTCTATAATCTATCCTTATATAAATATGAATAATTCATTAAATACTCTTTCCTTCCATACTAACTGGATTTATCTATGAGATCAAGAAGTACACATATAAAAAACCTTTCCAGTTTAAATATATATAGATATCAACTGGAAAGGTTTTTTGTAATTAATTTGTTATAGTCAGTTCACCACTCTCTAATTGCCAATCAATTTGAGTGAAGTACTCTTTAAAATGATTAATATTTACATATGTGGTGCCTTCTTGAAAAACAACATTTTTGTCTGCTGTTGGGAGCAATAGTTCTTGTTCATCAGTTTTAATTTCAATTGCTTTCTCTGTTGGATTCCAATTAATTTCTCCATTTACTAAAGCTGTTAAAATGCGTGATGGAACAAATATTTCATTTTCTTTTTGTATATAATCAAAATAATCATAAAATGCAATGTCGTTAACAAAGATAGAATAATCATTTTTAACTAATTCTATCTTCTCTATTCCAGCCATCTGTAAAGCGGAAATGATCTGTGGAATCTCTTCCTTCACTTCAATATCAGGTATCACACCAACACCTTCAATAGTGTTTTTACTAGGATCAAAATACTCATGAGATGTTATAGATATTACCCCTCCATTAGAAAGTGGTATTACATTTTGAATATGTCCCTTACCATAGGATTGCTGTCCTATAACAGTAGCTAAATCATGTTCTTGCAAAGCTGCAGATAAAGCCTCTGATGCACTAGCTGTATTCTCATTCACCAATATAATGATCTCATAATCAATCGTTTCCCCATCTAAAATAACAATTGGATCCATATCATTCACATTATCTCTAGTAAACATTAATATCTTTTTATTCATGAATTGCTTAGCTATATTTTCTAGTATATATATTAATCCACCCGGATTATCTCTTAAATCTAAAATCAACGTTTCTAAACCATCTTCTTTTAATTCAATAAGCTGCTCATTAAATGGAATGTCCACTTCCTCAGCAAACTCAAAAAGACGAATATATCCAACTCCTTCTGAAATGACTTCACTTATGATTAGAGGATGTGTCACAATTCCCCTCGTCAATTCCACATTCACTTTTCTACTATCTCTTATAATGGTCAACTCTATAGAGCTACCTTCCTTACCTTCAAATAATTTATGTATCTCATCTTTTGTTAACCCTTTAATTGGGGTACCGTCAATGGCTACGATTGAATCCCCTATTTCAAGGTCATTCCTAGAAGCTGGAGAATCAGGATAAATTCTATCAATAATCAAAGATTTGTCTTTAACTACTGTTTCCACTCCAATTCCAATATACTCGTAATCAAATAAACCTTCTTCTTCTAACTCACTAGGTGAAATATATCGTGAATAAGGATCATTTAAATTGTTAATCATTCCTTCAATCGCCTGGTCTATTAATTCTTCTTGGGTCGGTGAATCTAAATGTAAATATTCAATATAATCTATTGCTTCATTTACTGCGTCTACAGAATATAATTCATAATCAAGTTCACTATCTTCAGCTAGAACCTTATTTGTTGGGAATATAATTGAACATGATACTATAAATGCAAGTCCAAGTTTAATCATTGCTAGTTTATTTTTAGTAATCAAAATGAGCACTCCTTGTGATATTTATTGAGATTTAATATATTGATTCTATCTGTAATATTTTCCATTGTCCGTTCTTTGATTTCTTAAATTTAATAAAACTCTCATACATTTCAACTTCTACTTCTCCAATATTTTTATTCGTTAAAATAGTATTAAATTTTATAAAGAGTGTAACTTCATCCTCATAGATATGTACAACTGATGATTCTTCTATTTGAACAAAAGTATAATCATAATTATTAAAAAGAAACCCGTCATAATATTCTTCAAACCATTCAAGACCCAACAAATCTATGTATTCTACATGTAAAGTAGATTTTAATTTATCTAAATTTTCTTCTTTGATTGAATCTAAATATTTTTGAAAAGTTGCTAATATTTCTTTCTCATCTTTTACTGGAAAATCAACATTTGAATTTTTTAGTTCTTCTAAATTGTAATAATCAAATGATACAACTTCAATATCATTAATAAACCATCTATCATTTTTAGATTTTACTAATGAATATATTTGTTCATACATTTCATCTAAATAAAAAGATCCATCAATTCGTTCATATATTTCCACAACATAAACATATACTTCATTATCTTCAATACTTAATATCTCTAAGTCTCTCATTTCAAGATGGTCATTATAATTTTCAAAATCCCATTCAAATTCTGACTCAATACCCCAATCTTCTAAAAACTGCTCTTCAAATAAACTTACAATTTGCAAATTTTCTTCATTGTAAAATTCCTCATATTGATTGAAAAATTCTTTAATCAACTCTTCATCATTCACCTTAGGTTCAGGGCTAGTAATAGATATCGTTTTCGTTACACTATCCCATTGTACATTTGCTCCTGTAGATTCCCCTACAAAACGTAAAGGAACAAAGGTATGATTATTTACTAATTGTGGCATTACTAGCATTTCATTAACTTCGCCATTTACTTTTGCTAGATTGCTATTCAATGTCAATTCTACCTTTAAAGTTTCATTTTCACCTGTTACTGTTTTCGTTTCTTGATCCCACTTTACATCTAATCCTAATTCGCTAAACAGTACTCTAAATGGTACAAGTGTTGTACCACTTTCAATAAATGGCTCTTCTTCAAATTGTAATTGTTTTTCGTCAATCCATACTTCTATCTCTGTTTCTTCTGCAGCAAACGCATTGAAAGAAAATATAAAAGACAAAATAAATATTCCTGAAAATATGATTCCCCTTCTCAATTCTAATTCCCCCTGATATTCTGTTATATATGTATAGTTGAAGAACAATAACAATACATTATCATATATATTTTTAAAAGAACATACTTAATGTTAATAATGTATGACTTTTCTTTGTTTCAGAAAATTATAATAAAAAAACGCTCTAAATGATCACTTCAAAAAGATCAGTAGAACGTCTTTATTATTCTTAAATAAAAATTTAAGCATCTACATCAAATTTCTCTTTTAACAATTCAACTATTTCTTCTGCTGCCTTCCAAATATCTCCCGCTCCCATTGTTATGACAAGATCATCCCTTACAACCGATTGACTCAGATAGGTCGTCACTTCCTCCTTCGTAGCTATATGTTTTACGTTTGTATTGCTATTTTGACGAATGAGTTCAACCAATTTCTCTGAATTAATGCCTTCGATTTGCTCTTCTCCAGCAGGTGAATAAATATCTGTAATAATGACTTCATCCGCTTCATGAAATGCCCTGCTAAACTGTTCAAAAAGAAAATAGGTTCGAGTGTACCTCTGTGGTTGAAATACTGCAATAATTCGTTTTCCAGTAGCTTTGGCAGCAGAAATCGTCGCTTGAATTTCCGTTGGGTGATGTGCGTAATCATCAATTACCAATATATCATTTACTTCACCAAGAACTTGAAAACGACGTTTAGCCCCTCGAAACTGCTTTATTTCTTTTGCAATTTGTTCTGGTGTTAAACCCGCAATAGTACAAACAATAAAAGTAGCTAGAGCATTATATACATTGTGTTTTCCAGGGACAGGAAGTTCGACTTGTATTAATGTTTCACCTCTATGCTCAACATCAAATTTGATTTTTCGATCCCCTAACCGAACGTTTGCTGCTTTATAATCTGCATCCGTTTTAATACCATAGGTGATAATATCTCCTTGCAAGTCTTTTCTCATCTCTTGCAAATATGGATCATCCAAACAAACAATCGATTTTCCTCCGTCTTTTACTTGACTCAAAAATCGAGCATATGCTTGTTTCAATTTCATAAAATCCCCATCGTAATTTTCCAAGTGATCTGCTTCTATGTTTGTGACAATAGCGATTGATGGGTGATATTGTAAAAATGATCCATCACTTTCATCTGCTTCTGCAACAACATATTCACCAGTACCAGCTTTCGCATTTCTGTCTACATTTACAATTTCTCCACCAATAATATAAGTGGGATCTAGGTTGTTTTTTTCCATAACAAGAGCAACCATAGAGGATGTTGTCGTTTTACCATGCGCACCTGCGATGGCAATTCCTTGTTTCTCATTCATTAATTTTGCCAGCATTTGCGCTCTGTGTAAAACAGGAATTTTCAACTTTTCAGCTTCAACCATTTCTACATTATCTTTAGACAAAGCAGTTGAATAAACAACCATGTCTGCTCCTTGGACATTATTAGGTTCATGTCCTATAAAGACCCTTGCCCCTTTTGCAATTAATTTATTTGTTAAATCCTTGCTAGTGACATCCGATCCTGTTACTCGATATCCCATTTCAAGCATGACCCGTGCGATTGCACTCATGCCGTAACCGCCAATCCCAATAAAATGGACATGTTCAGAAGAGTTATTCAATGTATTTTCACCAACCTTTTTCAGAGTCAGAGTATTGTAATAATTTAGAACGAACATCAGAAATTAAATATAAGGTTCCTGTAACAACTGCTAGATCATCTTTATTCGTCTTCTCAGTTAAATTTTTAAGTGCTAACTTCCAGTCAGGTTCAACTATAATCTCAAGGTCAACATTTTTATTTTTTGATAATTCTTTTGCAATTTCAAATAATTTTTGAGCATCACATTTATTTCTAAAATCAGGTTCGGTTATCACCAATGTATTAACTACTGGTAGTATATGTTCTAAGTACCCACGATGATTCTTTGAATCAAGCATTCCTAGCATAAAATGGACTTTTGTACCTATGTATAAATCCTTGATTGTTTTTGCTAAATATTCAGCACCTTCTTCGTTATGTGCACCATCTAATAAAATACGCGGATTAGAACCGACAAATTCAAGTCTCCCAGGCCATTTCATCTTTTTAAATCCTAACCTAAGATCATCTTCTTCAACAATAAGTGCTTGATATTGTCTCAACACTTCTATTACCATCAAGGCAACGGATGCATTCTTAAATTGATGTTCTCCTATATTAGTAATCTTTAAAGAATCAATAGAACGAAAGGGACTCTGAAAATGAAAGCTTTGTTCTTCTTTATTCATACTTATGATGTCGTATTGAAACTGCTGGTTTAAAAGGTACAATGTACTTTTATTTTCTACGGCAGTTTGTCTTATTACTTCAATCGCTTCTTTTTGTTCTACAGCACTAATTACTGGAATCCCTGGCTTAATAATGCCTGCTTTCTGCTTTGAGATTTGTGAAATCGAATCACCAAGTATATCCATATGATCATGACCGATATTTGTAATCACAGATGCAATAGGGGTAACTATATTGGTTGAATCGTACAATCCACCCAATCCCGTTTCTAAAATAACATAATCAGGATAACTAACCTTTGAAAAATACAGTATTGCCAGGGTTGTAGTGATTTCAAACATTGTGGGTGAACCTAGTTCACTTTTTGCCATTTCATCTACAATAGGCTTTATTTCATTTGATAATGATAATACATCTTCTTCAGGAATATCTTGACCATTCATTTGTATGCGATCCGTAAACCTTTGAATATAAGGGGATGTAAACATCCCCACATCATATCCAGCTTCTTGCAGTACTTGATTAAGAAATGAGCAGGTAGACCCTTTACCATTTGTACCTGCTAC
The window above is part of the Chengkuizengella sp. SCS-71B genome. Proteins encoded here:
- a CDS encoding RNA-guided endonuclease TnpB family protein, coding for MILAKKIRIKPNEEQEQKLWQSVGTARFIYNWTLARQEENYNNGGKFILDGTLRKELTQLKKTELQWLNEVSNNVAKQAVKDACNAYKRFFKGLADKPKFKSRRKSKPSFYNDTEKLKVKPMKVLIEKVGWVNTTEQIPMEVKYMNPRVSFDGKYWYLSVGVEEEQSKIELTDEVIGVDVGIKDLAVCSNGMTFKNINKTKRIKKMEKKLRRLQRTLSKKYEMNKEGNRFVKTCNIIKLEKKIKLVHRKLANIRNNYLHQTTNEIVKTKPSKVVMEDLNIKGMMKNKHLSKAIAKQCLHEFKKQMEYKCKFYGIELILADKWYPSSKTCSCCGEVKKDLKLSDRTYQCNSCGLVIDRDYNASLNLSNYQQISVISL
- a CDS encoding IS607 family transposase, which codes for MKYYSIGQFAKLIGKTKDTLRNWDKQGKFKPDHVSVSGYRYYSQEQLNHFLGIKGEKQLNKKVIGYCRVSSHKQKDDLERQIENVRTYMLAKGYQFEIISDIGSGINYNKKGLNQLIDKITNSEVEKVVILYKDRLIRFGFELIENLCDKYGTTIEIIDHTEKTEEQELVEDLIQIVFSCRLQGKRANKAKKMIKELVEDDPSQEN
- a CDS encoding S41 family peptidase, yielding MITKNKLAMIKLGLAFIVSCSIIFPTNKVLAEDSELDYELYSVDAVNEAIDYIEYLHLDSPTQEELIDQAIEGMINNLNDPYSRYISPSELEEEGLFDYEYIGIGVETVVKDKSLIIDRIYPDSPASRNDLEIGDSIVAIDGTPIKGLTKDEIHKLFEGKEGSSIELTIIRDSRKVNVELTRGIVTHPLIISEVISEGVGYIRLFEFAEEVDIPFNEQLIELKEDGLETLILDLRDNPGGLIYILENIAKQFMNKKILMFTRDNVNDMDPIVILDGETIDYEIIILVNENTASASEALSAALQEHDLATVIGQQSYGKGHIQNVIPLSNGGVISITSHEYFDPSKNTIEGVGVIPDIEVKEEIPQIISALQMAGIEKIELVKNDYSIFVNDIAFYDYFDYIQKENEIFVPSRILTALVNGEINWNPTEKAIEIKTDEQELLLPTADKNVVFQEGTTYVNINHFKEYFTQIDWQLESGELTITN
- a CDS encoding copper amine oxidase N-terminal domain-containing protein, coding for MRRGIIFSGIFILSFIFSFNAFAAEETEIEVWIDEKQLQFEEEPFIESGTTLVPFRVLFSELGLDVKWDQETKTVTGENETLKVELTLNSNLAKVNGEVNEMLVMPQLVNNHTFVPLRFVGESTGANVQWDSVTKTISITSPEPKVNDEELIKEFFNQYEEFYNEENLQIVSLFEEQFLEDWGIESEFEWDFENYNDHLEMRDLEILSIEDNEVYVYVVEIYERIDGSFYLDEMYEQIYSLVKSKNDRWFINDIEVVSFDYYNLEELKNSNVDFPVKDEKEILATFQKYLDSIKEENLDKLKSTLHVEYIDLLGLEWFEEYYDGFLFNNYDYTFVQIEESSVVHIYEDEVTLFIKFNTILTNKNIGEVEVEMYESFIKFKKSKNGQWKILQIESIY
- the murC gene encoding UDP-N-acetylmuramate--L-alanine ligase codes for the protein MNNSSEHVHFIGIGGYGMSAIARVMLEMGYRVTGSDVTSKDLTNKLIAKGARVFIGHEPNNVQGADMVVYSTALSKDNVEMVEAEKLKIPVLHRAQMLAKLMNEKQGIAIAGAHGKTTTSSMVALVMEKNNLDPTYIIGGEIVNVDRNAKAGTGEYVVAEADESDGSFLQYHPSIAIVTNIEADHLENYDGDFMKLKQAYARFLSQVKDGGKSIVCLDDPYLQEMRKDLQGDIITYGIKTDADYKAANVRLGDRKIKFDVEHRGETLIQVELPVPGKHNVYNALATFIVCTIAGLTPEQIAKEIKQFRGAKRRFQVLGEVNDILVIDDYAHHPTEIQATISAAKATGKRIIAVFQPQRYTRTYFLFEQFSRAFHEADEVIITDIYSPAGEEQIEGINSEKLVELIRQNSNTNVKHIATKEEVTTYLSQSVVRDDLVITMGAGDIWKAAEEIVELLKEKFDVDA
- a CDS encoding folylpolyglutamate synthase/dihydrofolate synthase family protein gives rise to the protein MFNSYIEARDWINSSIPFGIKPGLERMKVFMERLGNPHRRLKFIHVAGTNGKGSTCSFLNQVLQEAGYDVGMFTSPYIQRFTDRIQMNGQDIPEEDVLSLSNEIKPIVDEMAKSELGSPTMFEITTTLAILYFSKVSYPDYVILETGLGGLYDSTNIVTPIASVITNIGHDHMDILGDSISQISKQKAGIIKPGIPVISAVEQKEAIEVIRQTAVENKSTLYLLNQQFQYDIISMNKEEQSFHFQSPFRSIDSLKITNIGEHQFKNASVALMVIEVLRQYQALIVEEDDLRLGFKKMKWPGRLEFVGSNPRILLDGAHNEEGAEYLAKTIKDLYIGTKVHFMLGMLDSKNHRGYLEHILPVVNTLVITEPDFRNKCDAQKLFEIAKELSKNKNVDLEIIVEPDWKLALKNLTEKTNKDDLAVVTGTLYLISDVRSKLLQYSDSEKGW